The window GCCGACTCGGCGGGCTTCAGCTCGGTGGTGCGAACGCTCGCTGCGCGCAGCGCCGAGCCCGTGCTGCACGTCGAGCTCGAGCCGCTCCCGCCGCGCGAGCTTCGGGTCTCGCTGCTCGAGCTCGGCGACGTCGCGGAGCTGCGCATCGCGAGCGATCGCGCGCTCCGTGTGAGGCTCGCCGGAACGCCGCGCGGCGACCGACTCGTCTTCACCGGCGCCGCACGCGAAAGCGCGTTCGCCGCTGCGCTCGAGGCGCTGCACGGCGCTGCGCTCGCGAGCGCGCGCGCGAGGCCGCTCGGCGCGGACCTCGCGCTCGAGCTGGAGCGTGCGCCGAGCCACGCGAGCCACGAGCTGCGCCTGACCGCGCACGCGGCTACCGGCGGCGGACACGAGATCATCGCGCGCTGGATCCCGCCCGATCGCGGCGCCGCGCTGCGCCGTGCAGCGTCGCGCGCGCTGGAGCCTCTGACGGCGCACGAAGTGACGGGCTGTGCGCTCGCGTTCGAGCGCGAGCTCCGCGCCGCCGTCGGGCTCGACTCGATCGCGCGCGCGCTCGCGGGCGAGCAGCGCTTCGCGCGCGAGCTGAGCGCGCTCGCGCTGCAGCGAGTCGCCGAGCTCTCGCCCCGCGGCGAGCTCGGGCTCGTCGACGGCGCGCGGCTCGATCCCGCGCGCGCGCTCGAACGCGAGGTCGCGCTCGCGCGCGTCGCCGAGGTGAATGGCGCGCTCGCCGCGATTCGCGCGCTTGCGAACGGGCTCGCGTCCGCCGGCGCTGAGTCGCGCGCGCTGCACGCGTGGCTCGCGCCCGATCTACCGAGCGAGGCGTTCGCGTCGGCGCTCGCGCGAGCCGCGGCCGCAGAGCGAGCCTGCGCGCCCGCGCAATGACGACTTCGCCCCGTGGTCCCGCGGACGAACCCCATGCACGAAGACGATCGCTCTCGCCTCCCGCGCGAGCGCCTGCTCGCTCACGGCGCCGCGCCGCTGAGCGACGCGGAGCTGCTCGCGCTGTTGCTGCGCACCGGAGCGCGCGGGCGCTCGGCAACTGATCTCGCGAGCGAGCTGCTCGCGAGCGCGAGCCTCAGCTCGCTCGCGCTGGCCGCGCCTGCAGAGCTCGCGCGCATCGCAGGGATCGGCCCTGCCAAGGCGGGCAGCGTGCTCGCCGCGCTCGAGCTGGGCCGGCGCGCCGCGGCCACGCCGCTGCGCCGCGGCGACCGCATCGCGAGTCCTGAGGACGTCCATCGGCACTTTCACGCGCGGCTTCGGGATGCGGTCGCGGAGCAGTTCCACGTCGTGCTCCTCGACGCGCGGCATCGCGTGATCCGCAGCGTGCTCGCCTCGCAGGGCACGCTCACCGCGAGCCTCGTGCACCCACGCGAGGTGTTCCGTCCCGCGCTGCGCGAAGCGGCGGCTGCAATCGTGCTCGTGCACAACCACCCGAGCGGCGACCCGACTCCGAGCCCCGAAGACCGCGAGCTCACGCGCCGCCTCGCGAGCGCGGGCAACCTGCTCGGGGTTCCGGTGCTCGACCACGTGATCGTGGCCGAGCGCGGCTTCGCGAGCCTGCGCGAAGACGGCGAGATCGCGCCGCCACCGCGCGACCCGTGACCCAAGCGGCGACGCGCAGGTGCGAGCCGACGCGCAGCTGGCGCAGTCAAGTCCGCGCGAGTCCTCTCCGAAAAGCGGGCCATGGCTCGCCAGGTCACTCACACGGACCGCCGCCGCTCGCGCCGCGAGGGAGCGGAGATCTCCGTTCAGTACGAGAGCGTCGACGAGCTGTTCAGCGAGTTCACGCGCGACATCAACGAAGGGGGCGTCTTCATCGCGACCGAGCGCCCGCTCGATCTCGACGAACCGGTCTCGCTGAGCTTCCAGCTGCCGGGCGGTGAGCGCGCGATTCGCGTCTCCGGTCGCGTCGTGCGCGTGCAGACGAAGGACGACGACGGTGTCGCTGGCATGGCGGTCGAGTTCGAAGCGCTCGACGCCACCGCGCGCCGCGCGATCGACGACCTCGTTCGCAGCTTGCGCCGCTAGAGAGAACGCGCCGTCGCGCTGAGCCGTGCGCTCGCCCGGTAGCTAGAACGGGATCTCGTCGTCCGCGGGCGGCGGGCCGCCGTCGAAGCCGCCGCCAGCACTCATTCCGCCGCTGCCCTGGCCTCCGCCTTGGCCGCGCGGTGCACCACCACCACCGCCGTCGCGTCCGCCACCGATGAACTGCACGGTGTTCGCGACGATCTCGGTCGTGCGCTGCTTCTGCCCCTCTTTGTTCTCCCACTCGCGCGTCTGGAGGCGGCCTTCGATGTAGACCGTGCGCCCCTTCGAGAGGTACTGCGCGCACAGCTCGGCCGTGCGGCCCCACGCGACGATGCGGTGCCACTCGGTGCGCTCCTCGCGTCCGCTGCCGTCCTTCTTGTTCCACGAATCGCTCGTCGCGATCGAGAAGTTCGCGACCGGCTGGCCGCTCGGCGTGTATCGCAGCTCGGGATCGCGCCCGAGGTTTCCAAGCAGAATGACTTTGTTGACGCTGGCCATTTCGTTTCTCCGACGGAACTCGGGGTGTAAGCGGCATCTTGGTTGGCCGCGCGAGGGGCGTCAAGCAAGGACGCTAGGATCGCGCGCCAATTCGCATGTTCTATTTCGTCCGCTTCTGTCTGATCGCGCTCTACACCGTCTTCTGGGGAGCGCTTGCGACCGTGGTCGCGCCGTTCAGCGGCGAAGCGATCGTGTGGATCGGGCGCAATTGGATCCGCTGGATCTTCGCGACGAGCCGCATCGAGGTGCAGGTCGAGGGGCTCGAGCACGTGCGCGCGACGCCGTGCGCCGTCTACATGTCGAACCACCAGAGCGTGCTCGACATCGGCGCGATCATCGAAACGCTGCCCGTCTCGTGGCGCTTCGTGGCGAAGAAAGAGCTGACTTACGTGCCGTTCTTCGGCTGGGCACTCGCGCTGTCCGATCAGATCGTGATCGACCGCGGCAACCGGCGGCGCTCGGTCGAGAGCCTGCGGCGCGCGGCGGAGCGCGTTCGCGCCGGCGCGAACGTGATCATCTTCCCGGAAGGGACCCGCAGCCCGGACGGGAAGCTCCAGCCCTTCAAGAGCGGCGGCTTTCACCTCGCGGTCGACGCCGGCGTCCCGGTGATTCCCGTGACGGTGTCCGGCAGCGCTGCGCTCACGCCCAAGCACTCGCTGAAGGTGCTCTCGGGCCCCGTGAAGGTCGTGTACGGCGCGCCGATCCCCATCGCGGGCCCGCATGCGCGCGATCGCGAGGCGCTCAAACAGCGTGTCGCTGCGGCGATCGAAGCGGGATACGACGCGGAGTTGCAACGGAATCGTTGACGCTCGCTCGCCGCGCTGGGTAGGCTGCGCGAGTTGCCCATCGCGGGGGTGA of the Deltaproteobacteria bacterium genome contains:
- the radC gene encoding DNA repair protein RadC, giving the protein MHEDDRSRLPRERLLAHGAAPLSDAELLALLLRTGARGRSATDLASELLASASLSSLALAAPAELARIAGIGPAKAGSVLAALELGRRAAATPLRRGDRIASPEDVHRHFHARLRDAVAEQFHVVLLDARHRVIRSVLASQGTLTASLVHPREVFRPALREAAAAIVLVHNHPSGDPTPSPEDRELTRRLASAGNLLGVPVLDHVIVAERGFASLREDGEIAPPPRDP
- a CDS encoding TIGR02266 family protein — protein: MARQVTHTDRRRSRREGAEISVQYESVDELFSEFTRDINEGGVFIATERPLDLDEPVSLSFQLPGGERAIRVSGRVVRVQTKDDDGVAGMAVEFEALDATARRAIDDLVRSLRR
- a CDS encoding single-stranded DNA-binding protein; the protein is MASVNKVILLGNLGRDPELRYTPSGQPVANFSIATSDSWNKKDGSGREERTEWHRIVAWGRTAELCAQYLSKGRTVYIEGRLQTREWENKEGQKQRTTEIVANTVQFIGGGRDGGGGGAPRGQGGGQGSGGMSAGGGFDGGPPPADDEIPF
- a CDS encoding 1-acyl-sn-glycerol-3-phosphate acyltransferase produces the protein MFYFVRFCLIALYTVFWGALATVVAPFSGEAIVWIGRNWIRWIFATSRIEVQVEGLEHVRATPCAVYMSNHQSVLDIGAIIETLPVSWRFVAKKELTYVPFFGWALALSDQIVIDRGNRRRSVESLRRAAERVRAGANVIIFPEGTRSPDGKLQPFKSGGFHLAVDAGVPVIPVTVSGSAALTPKHSLKVLSGPVKVVYGAPIPIAGPHARDREALKQRVAAAIEAGYDAELQRNR